The Malus domestica chromosome 10, GDT2T_hap1 genome contains a region encoding:
- the LOC114827562 gene encoding uncharacterized protein: protein MEEEDKQPLKEDKGPQQEEKEEPKGGAAEAQVSPAKSGGGWGGWGFSSVFSDLQKAAEEISRNAAAAAQTAAKSLADMQAAEDSEESSKEEEGDTEKETQDDTESQDEHEKQRKAALDKLEKASEDSLFGQGLKVLDSSVENFATGAWQALGSALKGGTDLVHKIENSAVNLAGSIQQGGGAGSTAPSLLETGKAFTSKGMQVLELVGKETLDLLITETGIEVDKDSTLSEKETEEDQLYEEVGFDRCFYIYGGPEQLEELEALSSHYALLFNRRKGKLSSEQKSIYDGKLKQVQQIFSLNTELDGSGAELDKGKKKKTGDDGNSNEMKSLHDSSVSKAADMAAGFTSALAGQAVNDIIQRTTGRLESLHSEGVHRLSELCCSAVSQLLMLGKSIISSANKTQAEDVDADLENIDWPEDSVEKAKIIRSKTQTMTGYVEAVSSSFVTGISDVAEAYLAAIKGASEDSHEVLPRTSIQEKASSFSKHLRDDQTTALSKIQDGLHYLSYVVISTSMPAA from the exons ATGGAGGAAGAAGACAAACAGCCGCTCAAGGAGGACAAGGGTCCTCAAcaggaagagaaagaagaaccAAAGGGAGGAGCAGCTGAAGCACAAGTGTCGCCGGCGAAAAGTGGCGGAGGATGGGGAGGTTGGGGGTTTTCGTCCGTCTTCTCAGATCTCCAGAAAGCCGCCGAAGAGATCTCCCGCAAT GCGGCTGCGGCTGCTCAGACGGCAGCGAAGAGCCTTGCCGACATGCAAGCTGCTGAGGACTCAGAAGAATCTtccaaggaggaagaaggggatACTGAAAAGGAAACCCAAGATGACACTGAGAGCCAAGATGAGCATGAAAAGCAAAGAAAGGCTGCTCTTGATAAATTGGAGAAAGCTAGTGAGGATTCGCTTTTCGGTCAG GGTTTGAAAGTGCTTGATAGTTCCGTGGAGAATTTTGCTACAGGAGCGTGGCAAGCATTAGGAAGTGCATTGAAAGGGGGTACCGACCTAGTGCACAA GATTGAGAATTCTGCTGTGAACCTTGCGGGATCTATCCAGCAAGGTGGAGGTGCTGGTTCTACCGCGCCATCCTTATTAGAG ACTGGAAAAGCTTTTACATCAAAGGGAATGCAAGTGCTTGAGCTTGTAGGAAAGGAAACTTTGGATCTACTGATCACAGAGACTGGTATAGAAGTTGATAAGGATTCTACACTTTCTGAAAAGGAAACTGAAGAGGATCAGTTATATGAGGAAGTGGGATTTGATCGGTGTTTCTACATATATGGAGGTCCAGAACAGTTGGAG GAACTGGAGGCTTTGTCCAGCCATTATGCGCTATTATTTAATCGGAGAAAAGGAAAGTTGTCATCAGAACAGAAGTCTATTTATGATGGAAAGCTTAAACAGGTGCAACAGATTTTCAGTCTGAATACTGAGTTGGATGGAAGTGGTGCAGAGTTGGACAaaggcaaaaagaaaaagaccgGAGATGATGGAAATAGCAATGAGATGAAGAGTTTGCATGATTCAAGCGTCAGCAAGGCTGCTGATATGGCGGCTGG GTTCACAAGTGCCTTAGCAGGACAAGCTGTTAACGATATAATTCAAAGAACAACTGGTAGATTGGAGAGTCTTCACTCAGAGGGGGTTCAT AGGCTGTCAGAATTGTGCTGTTCAGCAGTATCTCAACTGTTGATGCTTGGTAAATCCATCATATCTAGTGCAAACAAAACTCAGGCAGAAGATGTGGATGCCGATCTGGAGAATATCGATTGGCCTGAAGATTCTGTTGAGAAAGCAAAGATAATCAgatcaaaaacacaaacaatgaCAGGATATGTGGAGGCAGTGTCTAGCAGTTTCGTCACAG GTATATCTGATGTTGCAGAAGCTTATCTAGCAGCCATAAAGGGCGCTTCTGAGGACTCCCACGAAGTGCTCCCACGTACATCGATCCAAGAAAAAGCAAGTTCTTTCTCTAAACACCTTCGTGATGACCAGACCACAGCTTTGAGCAAAATCCAGGATGGGCTACACTACTTGTCGTACGTTGTCATTTCAACCTCTATGCCTGCAGCGTGA
- the LOC114827563 gene encoding protein LATERAL BRANCHING OXIDOREDUCTASE 1-like: MGEVDPAFIQAIDRRPNPKPKNSSLVDEIPTIDLSALRTGPEDDIRETGSSPSDVSGHAKLVSEIGHACKNWGFFQVVNHGVPLELGRKIEDVAKKFFELPGEEKRKVKRDMVNALGYHDGEHTKNVRDWKEVFDFLVEDQTAVAASHEPGDEELRVLTNQWPQYPPEFREVCQEYARAVEKLAYKLLGLIALSLGQPKNRFDDYFKDHQTSLVRLNHYPPCPSPHLALGVGPHKDAGALTILAQDDVGGLEVRRKSDGEWSPVTPTPNAYIINVGDIVQVWSNDKYESVEHRVVVNSEKERFSIPFFFFPAHHVMVKPLEELLSDGNPAKYREYNWGKFYATRNRSDFKKQEVENIQIHHFKLPE, from the exons ATGGGAGAGGTTGATCCGGCCTTCATCCAAGCCATCGACAGGAGGCCGAATCCCAAGCCCAAAAACTCATCACTTGTTGATGAAATCCCCACAATTGACCTCTCAGCTCTACGCACCGGTCCCGAGGATGACATACGCGAAACAGGTTCATCGCCAAGTGACGTCTCGGGCCATGCTAAACTGGTTTCAGAAATAGGCCATGCATGCAAAAACTGGGGGTTTTTCCAAGTTGTGAATCATGGGGTTCCACTGGAACTGGGCAGGAAGATTGAGGATGTGGCCAAGAAATTCTTTGAGCTACCAGGTGAGGAGAAGAGGAAGGTGAAGAGGGACATGGTGAATGCTTTGGGGTACCATGATGGTGAGCACACTAAGAATGTTAGAGATTGGAAGGAAGTGTTTGATTTCTTGGTGGAAGATCAGACGGCTGTCGCAGCTTCACATGAGCCAGGTGATGAGGAGCTGAGGGTGTTGACGAATCAGTGGCCTCAGTACCCTCCTGAGTTCAG AGAGGTCTGCCAAGAGTATGCTCGAGCGGTCGAAAAACTAGCATACAAGTTGCTAGGACTAATTGCTCTGAGCTTAGGCCAGCCCAAAAACAGGTTCGATGACTACTTCAAAGACCACCAAACGAGCTTGGTCAGACTCAATCACTATCCTCCATGCCCTTCCCCTCACCTAGCTCTAGGTGTTGGCCCGCACAAGGATGCTGGCGCCTTAACCATCCTTGCCCAAGATGACGTTGGAGGACTAGAAGTTAGGCGGAAATCAGATGGAGAGTGGAGTCCAGTCACGCCCACCCCAAATGCCTACATCATCAATGTTGGTGACATTGTTCAG GTTTGGAGCAACGACAAATATGAGAGCGTGGAGCACCGTGTGGTGGTGAATTCTGAGAAAGAGAGATTTTCAAttccattcttcttcttcccagccCATCATGTGATGGTGAAGCCCTTGGAGGAGCTACTGAGTGATGGAAATCCTGCCAAATACAGGGAATACAACTGGGGAAAGTTTTACGCTACCAGAAACCGCAGTGATTTCAAGAAACAGGAGGTGGAGAACATCCAAATTCATCATTTCAAGTTACCGGAGTAG